A stretch of the Triplophysa dalaica isolate WHDGS20190420 chromosome 19, ASM1584641v1, whole genome shotgun sequence genome encodes the following:
- the LOC130407505 gene encoding claudin-4-like, translating into MVSAGLQMLGIALAIIGWIGVIVVCAVPMWKVTAFIGSNIVTSQISYEGIWMSCVVQSTGQMQCKVYDSMLALSSDLQAARALIIISIVIGILGILLSMAGGKCTNCVEDEGAKSKIGITAGAIFILAGVLCLVPVCWTAHVIIQDFYNPLVHQAQKRELGAGLYIGWGAAALLIIGGALLCCNCPPKEERGNNTAKYNATPRSDASAPTSRGHNSTHQKLN; encoded by the coding sequence ATGGTGTCTGCTGGGCTTCAGATGCTGGGCATTGCCTTGGCAATTATAGGATGGATCGGTGTCATCGTGGTCTGCGCTGTTCCCATGTGGAAGGTTACGGCCTTCATCGGCAGTAACATTGTCACGTCGCAGATCTCGTATGAGGGAATATGGATGTCCTGTGTTGTGCAGAGTACCGGACAGATGCAGTGCAAAGTCTACGACTCCATGCTGGCCCTCTCTTCAGATCTTCAGGCTGCTCGAGCACTTATCATCATTTCCATTGTGATTGGAATCCTGGGCATCCTTCTGTCAATGGCCGGTGGCAAATGCACCAACTGTGTTGAGGACGAGGGCGCCAAATCCAAAATCGGTATAACTGCAGGTGCGATTTTCATCCTAGCTGGTGTGCTGTGTCTGGTCCCAGTGTGCTGGACGGCTCACGTCATCATTCAGGATTTCTACAACCCCCTGGTACATCAGGCACAGAAGAGAGAGTTGGGAGCGGGGCTTTACATTGGATGGGGAGCCGCCGCCCTGTTGATCATCGGAGGAGCTTTGCTTTGCTGCAACTGCCCACCAAAGGAAGAAAGAGGAAACAACACGGCCAAATATAACGCTACTCCTCGATCAGACGCCTCTGCACCCACCAGTAGGGGGCATAATTCAACACACCAAAAACTGAACTGA